CCATCACGCTGGCATGGTCCGGCAGGGTGGCGATGGTGATCGCCGGATCGACACGATTGAAGCGATCGATCGCCGCCCGGTCCACGACGAAGAGACCGTTGACCGCCGCATGAAGATTGATGCGGCCGGTCGCGGACGGCGTGAAGGTCAGGTGATCGGGCGCGATGGCCGCGGCGATCAGCCCTGCCGCCTCATCCTCGCCGATATCGTCTTCCTCGAGGCGCACCGCGATGACCGTCGAAACGCCGGCCGCCGCAAGCGCCGCCCGATCCTCCTCCGTCACCTCATGCCCCTTGTGCAATGACAGGCCTTCGGCTCGCACGCCATGCGCCAGCCGCGCACCGACCGCCTCGGCAAGGGGGATTTCACCAAAGATCATGGCGCGGTCCCGCGCAGCGGCCGACGACGCAAATGCGCGATGATGTCAGCCAGAATGGAAACGGCGATCTCGGCCGGGCTTGCCGCACCGATATCGAGACCGATGGGAGCGGATATGCGCGCAATTTCACCCTCATCGTGCCCCAGCGCCATCAGGCGTTCGACGCGCTTGGCATGGGTCTTCCGGCTACCGAGCGCACCGACATAGAAACAGCCGGAAGAAAGCGCCTGCGACAGCGGGAAGTCGTCGATCTTCGGGTCGTGTGTCACGGCGACCAGCGCCGTATAGGCGTCGAGCGGACGGGCTTTCAGCACGTCCTCCGGCCAGTCCGCAACGAGATCGATGCCGGCGAAACGTTCTTCCGTGGCGAAGGCCGTGCGCGGATCGACGATGGAGATGTCGAAGCCGGCGACCTTCGCCATCTGTGCCAGCGCCTGACTGATATGCACCGCCCCGATGGCGACGATACGGGCGGGCGGCAGGTGGACGTTGAGGAAGAATTTTCGATCCTCCACCTCCGCCACACCGGATTTTCCGGAGCGAAACGCGCCTTCGACCGCCGCACCGAGCGGCCCGGCGACGGGATCGCCCTCGCAGATCACGCGGTCCCGGCCATCCTCAAGGTCCGTAAGGTGGATGACGGCACGACGGGCGGCGCGTTCCCGGTTCAGC
This DNA window, taken from Shinella zoogloeoides, encodes the following:
- a CDS encoding XdhC family protein, which codes for MDPYLLRKLNRERAARRAVIHLTDLEDGRDRVICEGDPVAGPLGAAVEGAFRSGKSGVAEVEDRKFFLNVHLPPARIVAIGAVHISQALAQMAKVAGFDISIVDPRTAFATEERFAGIDLVADWPEDVLKARPLDAYTALVAVTHDPKIDDFPLSQALSSGCFYVGALGSRKTHAKRVERLMALGHDEGEIARISAPIGLDIGAASPAEIAVSILADIIAHLRRRPLRGTAP